In Mycobacteriales bacterium, the sequence TTCGGAGTGGACGGCGATGGTGCGGATGCCCAGCGCCGACGCGGTGCGCAGCACCCGTCGAGCGATCTCACCGCGGTTGGCAACCAGCAAGGACTCGAACATGGTGGCCACAGTCTCTCCCGCCGCCGGGCGCCGTCGACGCCCGCCCGGCAGACTGGCCCTGACAGGTTCGGTCACCGACACCGCCGTACGGCGGGTGGGGAAGTGGACGTGGCGCTCGTGCTGGTCGTCGTCGTCGCCGCCGGTGTGGTCGCGACGCTGACCCGCGGCGAGTGGCGCGGGTTCGCCGAGCTGCAGCTTCGCGCCAAGTCGCTCGTCGTCGCCGCCGTGGCGGTGCAGGTCGCCGGCGCCGCGCTCGCCGACCACACCGGCCACGGCTGGTGCTATTCCGTCGGTCTCGCCACCTCCGCCGCGTGCGCCCTCGGGTTCTGCCTGGCCAACCTCCGGGTTGCCGGCATCCCGCTCGTCGCCGCCGGGTTGGTCCTCAACGCGCTGGTCGTCGCGCGCAACGGCGCGATGCCGGTCTCGATCGTCGCGGCGCATCGCGCCGGTGTGTCGATCCTGTCGATCGCCACCGGCAACGACCCCCGCCACACGATCGCCGGGATCGGTTCGGTCTGGCGCTCACTCGGCGACGTGATCCCGGTGCCGTTCCCGGTGGCGCCCGAGGTCGTCAGCCCCGGCGACGTACTGGTGGCAGCTGGTCTCGCCGAGTTCATCGTGATGACGTCGCGACGCAGACGTGACGCCGATCAACCAGCGGGCGGCGACACCTTCCACGCCTCCCACGCGCTTTCGACCATGGCACGCAGGTCGTAGCGAGCGGTCCAGCCGAGCCCGTCCTTGATGCGGTCGGCAGCCGCGACGATGCGGGCGGGATCGCCCGGGCGGCGCGGCACCACGACGGGCTCGGTCGCGATGCCGGTGACCTCCGCGACCACGGCGAGCACCTCGCGGACGCTCGAACCGACGCCACGGCCGATGTTGTACGTCGCGGAGTCGCCGCCGCTGGTGAGGTGCTCGAGCGCGCACACGTGCGCGTCCGCGACGTCCGCGACGTGGACGTAGTCGCGGATACAGGTCCCGTCCGGCGTCGGGTAGTCGTCACCGAAGATCTTCGGCGCCTCCCCCGCGGTCAGCGCGCGCAGCGCGAGCGGGATCAGGTTGAACACGCCGGGGTCACCGAGCTGCGGCGAGGCCGCGCCGGCGACGTTGAAGTAGCGAAGCGAGATCGCCCGCAGCGGCGAGATCGCGGCGGTGGCCCGGCCGAGCCACTCGCCGACCACCTTGGTCTCGCCGTACGGGCTCAGCGGCGTCAACGGCGTGTCCTCGACGACCCGGTCGACGTCGGGCATGCCGTACGTCGCGGCGCTCGAGGAGAACACGAACGACGACACCCCGGTCGCCGTCGCCGCTTCGAGCAACGTCATCAGGTTGCCGACGTTCTCGCGGTAGTAGTAGATCGGCCGCGCGACTGACTCCCCGACCTGCTTCTTCGCGGCGATGTGGATGATGCCGCCAACCCGGTGCTCCCGGATCGTGGACTCGACCAGCTCACCGTCTCCGACGCTGCCGCGCACGAGGACGGCGTCACCGACGCGGTCGGCCTGCCCGGTCGAGAGGTCGTCGAGCACGACGACCGGCTCGCCGCGGTCGCGAAGCGCCTTCACCACGTGCG encodes:
- a CDS encoding DUF5317 domain-containing protein, which gives rise to MALVLVVVVAAGVVATLTRGEWRGFAELQLRAKSLVVAAVAVQVAGAALADHTGHGWCYSVGLATSAACALGFCLANLRVAGIPLVAAGLVLNALVVARNGAMPVSIVAAHRAGVSILSIATGNDPRHTIAGIGSVWRSLGDVIPVPFPVAPEVVSPGDVLVAAGLAEFIVMTSRRRRDADQPAGGDTFHASHALSTMARRS
- the galE gene encoding UDP-glucose 4-epimerase GalE; this encodes MVTGGAGYIGAHVVKALRDRGEPVVVLDDLSTGQADRVGDAVLVRGSVGDGELVESTIREHRVGGIIHIAAKKQVGESVARPIYYYRENVGNLMTLLEAATATGVSSFVFSSSAATYGMPDVDRVVEDTPLTPLSPYGETKVVGEWLGRATAAISPLRAISLRYFNVAGAASPQLGDPGVFNLIPLALRALTAGEAPKIFGDDYPTPDGTCIRDYVHVADVADAHVCALEHLTSGGDSATYNIGRGVGSSVREVLAVVAEVTGIATEPVVVPRRPGDPARIVAAADRIKDGLGWTARYDLRAMVESAWEAWKVSPPAG